In Halarcobacter bivalviorum, a genomic segment contains:
- the secA gene encoding preprotein translocase subunit SecA yields the protein MINVFSKFFGTSNDREVKRYRKRADQITALEAKYQAMSDEELQTTFNNLKEQVQKEELKLDDVLNDSFAITREASRRVLKMRHHDVQLIGGMVLNDGRIAEMKTGEGKTLVASLPVVLNAMTGKGVHVVTVNDYLASRDASELEPLYNFLGFQVGAITGDLKDDTLRKEQYSADITYGTNNEFGFDYLRDNMHYELEEKVQREHNFVIVDEVDSILIDEARTPLIISGPTNHKSADYVKSNQIALQLEKGELIEPKDASQKPYTTGDFTVDEKNRSVLLTEEGIEKAEKLFEVDNLYSLENAMLSHNLDQALKANYIFVKDVDYVVKDNEVIIVDEFTGRLSEGRRFSEGLHQALEAKEGVSIQEESQTLADITFQNYFRMYNKLAGMTGTAQTEATEFAEIYNLDVVSIPTNVPIQRIDKNDLIYKSEVEKFDAVAKKIKEYHEKGQPVLVGTASIEKSEHLHSLLSKLKIPHTVLNAKQHEKEGKIIADAGQKGAVTIATNMAGRGVDIKLNEETLALGGLAIIGTERHESRRIDNQLRGRSGRQGDVGESQFYLSLEDNLLRIFGSDKIKGIMERIGIEEGEHIESKMVTRAVENAQKKVEAMHFESRKHLLEYDDVANEQRKVIYSFRNDLLNPDYDINSKLDENRAEYIQNLLMHAEIIDGMPSEDFNYEYIISKFKEELNLLVEKEDILAEDYSSLEEKLISIIKEVYERKMSVAAPEQKSEIERILYLQILDKAWREHLYSMDTLKTGIGLRGYNQKDPLVEYKKESYNMFIELIGNIKNEIIKVLFTVQLQSRDDAQKEQEALERMKAQMEEANEGAITNIEEQQILSNEKKIARNEPCPCGSGKKYKHCHGKSGPKRGLVAGN from the coding sequence ATGATTAATGTTTTTTCAAAATTTTTTGGTACATCAAATGACAGAGAAGTAAAAAGATATAGAAAAAGAGCTGATCAAATCACTGCTTTAGAGGCTAAATATCAAGCAATGAGTGATGAAGAGCTACAAACTACTTTCAACAACTTAAAAGAACAAGTTCAAAAAGAAGAATTAAAATTAGATGATGTTTTAAATGACTCTTTTGCAATCACAAGAGAAGCAAGTAGAAGAGTTTTAAAGATGAGACACCATGATGTTCAGCTAATTGGTGGGATGGTTCTAAATGACGGTAGAATCGCAGAGATGAAGACAGGAGAAGGAAAAACTTTAGTTGCTTCATTACCTGTTGTTCTAAATGCAATGACTGGAAAAGGAGTTCATGTTGTTACTGTAAATGATTACTTAGCAAGTAGAGATGCTTCTGAACTAGAACCTTTATACAACTTTTTAGGTTTTCAAGTAGGTGCAATTACTGGTGATTTAAAAGATGATACCCTTAGAAAAGAGCAATACAGTGCAGATATCACATATGGAACAAACAATGAGTTTGGATTTGATTATTTAAGAGATAATATGCATTATGAACTTGAAGAAAAAGTTCAAAGAGAACACAATTTTGTTATTGTGGATGAAGTTGACTCAATTTTAATTGATGAAGCAAGAACACCTCTTATTATTTCTGGTCCAACAAATCATAAAAGTGCAGATTATGTAAAATCAAATCAAATAGCATTACAACTAGAAAAAGGTGAATTAATTGAGCCTAAAGATGCCTCTCAAAAGCCATACACTACTGGAGATTTTACAGTTGATGAAAAAAATAGATCTGTTTTATTAACAGAAGAAGGTATTGAAAAAGCAGAGAAATTATTTGAAGTAGATAACTTATACTCTTTAGAAAATGCAATGTTATCACATAATCTAGACCAAGCTTTAAAAGCAAACTATATTTTTGTAAAAGATGTTGATTATGTAGTAAAAGATAATGAAGTTATTATTGTAGATGAATTTACAGGAAGATTAAGTGAAGGAAGAAGATTCTCTGAAGGATTACATCAAGCTTTAGAAGCAAAAGAAGGTGTTTCTATTCAAGAAGAGTCTCAAACACTTGCAGATATTACTTTCCAAAACTATTTTAGAATGTATAACAAACTAGCAGGTATGACAGGTACAGCGCAAACAGAAGCAACTGAATTTGCAGAAATTTATAACTTAGATGTTGTATCTATTCCTACAAATGTACCTATTCAAAGAATTGATAAAAATGACTTAATCTATAAAAGTGAAGTAGAAAAATTTGATGCAGTTGCAAAAAAGATTAAAGAGTATCATGAAAAAGGTCAACCAGTACTTGTAGGTACAGCTTCTATTGAAAAATCAGAGCATCTACATAGTCTGTTATCTAAATTAAAAATTCCTCATACAGTATTAAATGCAAAACAACACGAAAAAGAAGGAAAAATTATTGCAGATGCTGGACAAAAAGGTGCTGTAACTATTGCTACAAATATGGCTGGGCGTGGAGTTGATATTAAGTTAAATGAAGAGACTTTAGCCTTAGGTGGTTTAGCTATTATTGGAACAGAAAGACATGAATCAAGAAGAATTGATAACCAATTAAGAGGAAGATCAGGAAGACAAGGTGATGTTGGTGAGTCTCAATTTTATCTTTCATTAGAAGATAATCTTCTTAGAATTTTTGGAAGTGATAAGATTAAAGGTATCATGGAAAGAATTGGTATTGAAGAAGGTGAGCATATTGAATCAAAAATGGTTACAAGAGCTGTTGAAAATGCTCAGAAAAAAGTTGAGGCAATGCACTTCGAAAGTAGAAAACACCTACTTGAGTATGATGATGTAGCAAATGAGCAAAGAAAAGTAATCTACTCATTTAGAAATGATTTACTAAATCCTGACTATGATATAAACTCAAAATTAGATGAAAATAGAGCTGAATATATTCAAAACCTTCTTATGCATGCAGAGATTATTGATGGTATGCCTTCTGAAGATTTCAACTATGAATATATTATTTCAAAATTCAAAGAAGAGCTTAACTTATTAGTAGAAAAAGAAGATATTCTTGCTGAAGATTACTCATCTTTAGAAGAGAAATTAATTTCTATTATAAAAGAAGTATATGAAAGAAAAATGAGTGTTGCTGCACCTGAACAAAAAAGTGAAATTGAAAGAATTCTTTATTTACAAATTTTAGATAAGGCTTGGAGAGAACACTTATACTCTATGGATACTCTTAAAACAGGTATTGGACTTAGAGGTTATAACCAAAAAGATCCACTTGTTGAGTATAAAAAAGAGTCATATAATATGTTCATTGAATTAATTGGAAATATCAAAAATGAAATTATAAAAGTTCTTTTTACAGTACAACTTCAAAGTAGAGATGATGCACAAAAAGAGCAAGAAGCACTTGAGAGAATGAAAGCACAAATGGAAGAAGCAAATGAAGGTGCTATTACAAATATAGAAGAGCAACAAATTCTTTCAAATGAAAAGAAAATTGCAAGAAATGAACCTTGTCCTTGTGGAAGTGGTAAAAAATATAAACATTGCCATGGAAAAAGTGGACCTAAAAGAGGTTTAGTGGCAGGAAACTAA
- a CDS encoding ABC transporter permease, whose amino-acid sequence MNKELVNFIVKKYLKFDKKNPFISISAILAFIGVAIGVMVLIITMAIMNGTAKEFENKLFTMNYPLSIYPKFHNSVNQELLTSLEKEFPKLKFSPYLSSQVILQSGESMNGGMIFGVDPKREAPINSIYEKAVKNLTLSKYDIIVGDGIRENLYLSSGEKVTLYFTSLTPTGLSMMPKLKRFTYKSSFKSGLHAYDKTYVYTSIEALQTLLKKPATIYDGIHVYSDNAMKDIVALKEFLALNGAGVVGWWQQNGNFFAAMEMEKKALFIVLMLIILVASLNIISSLLMTVMSRRKEIALLLSMGASTKEVKKIFLKLGTIIGFSGIFVGICLGFLGMWILDTFEIISLPADVYGTSKLPLDLSTLDFISIVIGAAIIVLISSYYPAKKATNIDVIDVLRNE is encoded by the coding sequence TTGAATAAAGAATTAGTAAATTTTATTGTCAAAAAATATTTAAAATTTGACAAAAAAAATCCTTTTATATCAATAAGTGCTATTTTAGCATTTATTGGTGTTGCCATTGGGGTGATGGTTTTAATCATTACTATGGCCATTATGAATGGTACTGCAAAAGAGTTTGAAAATAAACTTTTTACAATGAACTACCCTCTTTCTATCTATCCTAAGTTTCATAATAGTGTTAATCAAGAATTACTTACTTCTTTAGAAAAAGAGTTTCCTAAACTAAAATTTTCTCCTTATTTAAGTTCTCAAGTTATTTTACAAAGTGGAGAGAGTATGAATGGAGGTATGATTTTCGGAGTTGACCCAAAAAGAGAGGCTCCAATTAACTCTATTTATGAAAAAGCTGTTAAAAATTTAACTCTAAGTAAATATGATATTATAGTTGGAGATGGAATTAGAGAAAATTTATATTTATCTTCAGGAGAGAAAGTAACTCTATATTTTACTTCACTAACTCCTACTGGCTTATCTATGATGCCTAAATTAAAAAGATTCACATATAAAAGCTCATTTAAATCAGGTCTTCATGCTTATGATAAAACTTATGTTTATACTTCAATTGAAGCTCTACAAACACTATTAAAAAAACCTGCTACAATTTATGATGGAATTCATGTTTATTCTGATAATGCTATGAAAGATATTGTGGCTTTAAAAGAGTTCTTAGCTTTAAATGGTGCAGGAGTTGTTGGTTGGTGGCAACAAAATGGAAACTTTTTTGCAGCAATGGAAATGGAGAAAAAAGCTCTATTTATTGTATTAATGCTTATTATTTTAGTAGCTTCACTAAATATTATCTCTTCTTTACTTATGACAGTTATGAGTAGAAGAAAAGAGATTGCACTACTTTTATCTATGGGAGCTTCTACAAAAGAAGTTAAGAAAATATTTTTAAAATTAGGTACTATTATCGGTTTTTCTGGTATTTTTGTAGGAATCTGTTTAGGTTTCTTAGGAATGTGGATTTTAGATACATTTGAAATAATCTCACTTCCAGCAGATGTTTATGGAACTTCAAAACTTCCTTTAGACCTATCAACTCTTGATTTTATTTCAATTGTTATTGGAGCTGCAATTATCGTACTAATTTCATCATATTATCCAGCTAAAAAAGCTACAAATATTGATGTAATTGATGTATTAAGAAATGAGTAG
- a CDS encoding AsmA-like C-terminal domain-containing protein — MYLKYDKKLILEAEELVFDYISSKEEVSSEDLKKRFLQVPKILDYFEKIDIERLKVKNNEITILIDNEEIYVDTKDINVSANLKFIDEELQMQIYSIYAKDLNLTLYGESTINASKGTIKFFGYFNKDDMDGELNLNLTEELLDFYVNTTHSIKSLKFLKKMFRLDEVAEAWMYDNVEGNIDLNYLYGQIDLKKQEAILDSIKGQAVIKNAKIRFHPDAKTVNTPTLKIDYKNDTLFFDLEKPMYGNSELYGSRVSIPHLTSMEKGTVIVDLKTKSILNDDILEILKAYEIKLPLKQIDGKTDSSLVLNIPYLASKKMRVDGKFIVNNANLKLNDFEFFTKSANVVLKDNMVHIKDSLVKHKELIEGNLNLDIDTNTLTAKGSVDVIDFNLKAEDKSILNLNKQHIPLEISFKEETKIDLKSLKSKILIKDELFSLSVDELALLYENSDLLKEINIKKGNLEVNIKGENDITFKTNVEGLDFPFEKNAEKITKLEAVGVITDKFTEIKTNDSDIDIILKKDEPALIKLSNIDIVLDEKEGTLKDDYPEIKLDLKNSKIKIDKDNIYKATWAKVDINKERIFFKAKAIDLSLPFSKEGQKVEELELEGTYKDKVVNIKSTDNNLKLDYDINKNKISVNLKDYDLVYDTNEVIKEKDTPLSYYIEGMNSDIIVNKDYVIKATSYNFIFAESKTDVKLKYKNTSFIYNQDFNGNLKLEAKNMNDKFLNSLLNKDLISGGTVNISAHGKNNVVNGTAYIKDSKIKDLAILNNLLILINTSPALINPLLAIPSVVGMATNGGFNVNGYRVIEGTVDFTYDFTSKALNMFKIFTKGNGVDFDGYANINFASSNIDSKLKLIFLKDYSRIVGGIPVINYIFLGDEKRVDTEVEIYGTLEDPKYKTNLTKDGVSAPVNFFKRLIETPKKIYDSISE; from the coding sequence TTGTATTTAAAATATGATAAAAAACTTATTTTAGAAGCTGAAGAATTGGTTTTTGATTATATTTCGAGCAAAGAAGAAGTCTCTAGTGAGGACCTTAAAAAGAGATTTTTACAAGTTCCAAAGATATTAGACTATTTTGAAAAAATAGATATTGAAAGATTAAAAGTAAAAAATAATGAAATTACAATTTTAATTGATAATGAAGAGATTTATGTAGATACAAAAGATATTAATGTTTCTGCAAATCTGAAGTTTATAGATGAAGAGCTTCAAATGCAAATATATTCTATATATGCAAAAGATTTAAATCTTACTCTTTATGGTGAATCTACAATTAATGCTTCTAAAGGAACAATTAAGTTCTTTGGTTACTTTAATAAAGATGATATGGATGGCGAATTAAATTTAAATTTAACGGAAGAACTTTTAGATTTTTATGTAAATACTACTCATTCAATTAAATCTTTAAAATTCTTGAAAAAGATGTTTAGACTTGATGAAGTTGCTGAAGCTTGGATGTATGACAATGTAGAAGGAAATATAGACTTAAACTATCTATATGGTCAAATTGATTTAAAAAAACAAGAGGCTATTTTAGATTCAATTAAAGGTCAAGCAGTTATCAAAAATGCAAAAATAAGATTTCATCCAGATGCAAAAACTGTAAATACTCCTACCTTAAAAATTGATTACAAAAATGATACTTTGTTTTTTGATTTAGAAAAGCCTATGTATGGAAATAGTGAGCTTTATGGAAGTAGGGTATCTATTCCTCATTTAACAAGTATGGAAAAAGGTACTGTTATTGTTGATTTAAAAACTAAATCAATATTAAATGATGATATTTTAGAAATTTTAAAAGCTTATGAGATAAAACTTCCTTTAAAACAAATAGATGGTAAAACAGACTCTTCTTTAGTATTAAATATTCCTTATCTGGCTTCAAAGAAGATGAGAGTAGATGGAAAGTTTATTGTAAATAATGCAAATTTAAAATTAAATGATTTTGAATTTTTTACTAAAAGTGCAAATGTTGTATTAAAAGATAATATGGTTCATATAAAAGACTCTTTAGTAAAACATAAAGAGTTAATTGAAGGGAATTTAAATTTAGATATAGATACTAATACCTTAACTGCAAAGGGTTCTGTTGATGTAATAGACTTTAATCTTAAAGCTGAGGATAAATCAATTTTAAATTTAAATAAACAACATATTCCTTTAGAGATTAGTTTTAAAGAAGAGACTAAAATTGATTTAAAAAGTTTAAAATCAAAAATTCTAATAAAAGATGAACTTTTCTCTTTATCTGTTGATGAGTTAGCTTTACTCTATGAAAACTCTGATTTATTAAAAGAGATTAATATTAAAAAAGGTAATTTAGAGGTTAATATCAAAGGAGAGAATGATATTACTTTTAAAACTAATGTAGAAGGATTAGATTTTCCTTTTGAAAAAAATGCAGAAAAAATCACTAAATTAGAAGCTGTTGGTGTTATTACAGATAAATTTACTGAAATAAAAACAAATGACTCTGATATTGATATTATCTTAAAAAAAGATGAGCCTGCTTTAATTAAATTGTCAAATATAGATATTGTTTTAGATGAAAAAGAAGGTACGTTAAAAGATGATTATCCTGAAATAAAATTAGATTTAAAAAACTCTAAAATTAAAATAGATAAAGATAATATATATAAAGCAACTTGGGCTAAAGTAGATATAAATAAAGAAAGAATATTTTTTAAAGCAAAAGCTATTGACCTATCATTACCTTTTTCAAAAGAGGGTCAAAAAGTAGAAGAACTAGAATTAGAAGGTACTTATAAAGATAAAGTTGTAAATATAAAGTCCACAGACAATAATCTAAAATTAGATTATGATATAAATAAAAACAAAATATCAGTTAATCTTAAAGATTATGATTTAGTTTATGATACAAATGAAGTCATTAAAGAAAAGGATACTCCTTTATCATACTATATTGAAGGAATGAACTCTGATATTATTGTAAATAAAGATTATGTAATAAAAGCTACTTCTTATAACTTTATATTTGCAGAATCTAAAACAGATGTTAAATTAAAATATAAAAATACATCTTTTATATATAATCAGGATTTTAATGGTAATTTGAAACTAGAAGCCAAAAATATGAATGATAAGTTTTTGAACTCTTTATTAAATAAAGATTTAATTAGTGGTGGTACTGTAAATATTTCTGCTCATGGTAAAAATAATGTAGTAAATGGGACAGCTTATATAAAAGATAGTAAAATTAAAGATTTAGCTATTTTAAATAATTTATTAATTCTTATAAATACTTCGCCTGCTCTTATTAATCCACTACTTGCAATACCATCAGTAGTTGGAATGGCTACAAATGGTGGATTTAATGTTAATGGGTATAGAGTAATAGAGGGAACTGTTGATTTCACTTATGATTTCACTAGTAAAGCTTTAAATATGTTTAAAATTTTTACTAAAGGAAATGGTGTTGATTTTGATGGTTATGCAAATATAAATTTTGCTAGTTCTAATATTGATTCAAAATTAAAACTTATCTTTTTAAAAGATTATTCTAGAATTGTTGGGGGAATCCCAGTGATTAATTATATTTTCTTAGGTGATGAAAAAAGGGTTGATACAGAAGTTGAGATTTATGGAACATTAGAAGATCCAAAATATAAAACTAACTTAACTAAAGATGGTGTGAGTGCACCTGTAAATTTCTTTAAAAGATTAATAGAAACTCCAAAGAAAATATATGATTCAATAAGTGAGTAG
- the mltG gene encoding endolytic transglycosylase MltG — MENKKKSKRVIISSLITFSIIEFVLIAAITVLFYVNIPLTSTKVLYIPKGSTNSIITHLNKTGYELNNIDKYIINFLGYPQSGWIDLKAQYMKKADFLYKLTTSKAALKTITLIPGETSYVFLKEIAEKFNLSEDKLNKIYQEHAYKADGNILAETYSLPYGMKEDHLLFYLFSNTNKQYEEFSKKIFGYYDKRKWYYYIIMASIIQKEAASVDEMPLVSSVIYNRLRRGMALQMDGTLNYGEYSHVKVTAQRIREDNSSYNTYKNRGLPEHPVCAVSLNAIKAAIFPVKSEYLYFVRDNSTGLHKFTSSYQEHIKNINANRGVEKTYTKVKKVENKYDKEAKKIMSTDVTKQNPSSIKSLWDNVK; from the coding sequence ATGGAAAATAAAAAAAAGAGTAAGAGAGTTATTATAAGTAGTTTAATAACTTTTAGCATTATTGAGTTTGTCCTTATAGCAGCAATTACAGTACTATTTTATGTAAATATCCCGTTAACTTCAACGAAAGTATTATATATTCCTAAAGGTAGTACAAATAGTATTATAACACATTTAAACAAAACAGGTTATGAATTAAATAATATAGATAAATATATAATAAATTTTTTAGGTTACCCACAAAGTGGGTGGATTGATTTAAAAGCTCAATATATGAAAAAAGCTGATTTTTTATATAAATTAACAACATCAAAAGCAGCATTAAAAACTATCACTTTAATCCCAGGTGAAACTTCATATGTCTTTTTAAAAGAGATTGCTGAAAAATTTAATCTTTCAGAAGATAAACTAAATAAAATCTATCAAGAGCATGCTTATAAAGCAGATGGTAATATCTTAGCAGAAACATACTCTTTACCATATGGAATGAAAGAAGACCATTTACTTTTCTATCTTTTTTCTAATACAAATAAACAGTATGAAGAGTTTTCTAAAAAAATCTTTGGATACTACGATAAGAGAAAATGGTACTACTATATTATTATGGCTTCAATTATTCAAAAAGAAGCAGCAAGTGTAGATGAGATGCCTCTTGTATCAAGTGTTATTTATAATAGATTAAGACGTGGTATGGCTTTACAAATGGATGGAACATTAAATTATGGAGAATATTCTCATGTTAAAGTAACTGCTCAAAGAATTAGAGAAGATAATAGTTCATACAATACATATAAAAATAGAGGTCTTCCGGAGCATCCTGTTTGTGCAGTTAGCTTAAATGCAATAAAAGCTGCAATATTTCCAGTAAAGAGTGAATATTTATATTTTGTTAGAGATAATTCAACGGGATTACATAAGTTTACAAGCTCTTATCAAGAACACATAAAAAATATTAATGCTAATAGAGGTGTTGAAAAAACATACACTAAAGTAAAAAAAGTTGAAAATAAATATGATAAAGAAGCGAAGAAAATAATGAGTACAGATGTAACAAAACAGAACCCTTCTTCTATCAAATCTTTATGGGATAATGTTAAATAG
- a CDS encoding NADP-dependent isocitrate dehydrogenase yields MSKIIYTKVDEAPALATYSFLPIIKAFTKSSGIEMVTKDISLAGRIIANFPENLTEEQRIGDHLAELGELTQDPNANIVKLPNISASIPQLKAAIAELQSKGYNVPNYDESEEITARYAKILGSAVNPVLREGNSDRRAPGAVKNYAKNNPHRMGEWLKTSKTDVAYMAGDDFYGAEVSTTMTEANDVKISFVDENGNEKVLKASTPLEAGEVIDATRMRAKALQEFYQEAIDEAKRRDVLLSLHLKATMMKVSDPIMFGYAVKVYFKDLIEKHGALFDELGVNFNNGIGDLYSKLDEVDADKKAEILADIEAVYAKQPRLAMVNSAKGITNLHVPSDVIVDASMPAMIRGGGKMWNADDKEEDTLAMIPDRCYAKSFQAVIDDCKENGALDPRTMGTVPNVGLMAKKAEEYGSHDKTFQAEAKGTIKVTDKNGNEVFAFDVEEGDIFRMCQAKDAPIRDWVKLAVSRARLSNTPAIFWLDENRAHDAELIKKVNEYLKDHDTSGLDISIMSPLDATKKSLERMRKGLDTISVTGNVLRDYNTDLFPILELGTSAKMLSIVPLMQGGGLFETGAGGSAPKHVQQFVEESYLRWDSLGEFMALAASFEHLANTQDNKKAQVLADTLDKATGTFLLNDKSPARKLGSIDNRGSHFYLAMYWAQELAAQDVDAELKAEFEPIAKAMAENEDKIVAELVAGHGKPSDIGGYYLPDDAKASAAMRPSATLNAIIG; encoded by the coding sequence ATGTCAAAAATCATATACACAAAAGTTGATGAAGCTCCAGCTTTAGCAACATATTCATTCTTACCTATTATCAAAGCTTTTACGAAAAGTTCTGGTATTGAAATGGTAACAAAAGATATCTCACTTGCAGGAAGAATTATCGCAAACTTCCCTGAGAACTTAACTGAAGAACAAAGAATTGGTGATCACTTAGCAGAACTTGGTGAATTAACTCAAGATCCAAATGCTAACATTGTAAAATTACCAAATATCTCTGCATCTATTCCACAATTAAAAGCAGCGATTGCAGAGCTACAATCAAAAGGTTATAATGTACCTAACTATGATGAATCTGAAGAGATTACAGCTAGATATGCAAAAATTTTAGGATCTGCTGTTAACCCAGTATTAAGAGAAGGAAATTCAGATAGAAGAGCTCCTGGTGCTGTAAAAAACTATGCAAAAAACAACCCTCATAGAATGGGAGAGTGGCTTAAAACTTCTAAAACTGATGTTGCTTATATGGCTGGGGATGACTTCTACGGTGCAGAAGTTTCTACTACTATGACTGAAGCAAATGATGTTAAAATCTCTTTTGTTGATGAAAATGGAAATGAAAAAGTATTAAAAGCTTCAACTCCATTAGAAGCTGGTGAAGTAATTGATGCAACTAGAATGAGAGCAAAAGCTTTACAAGAATTCTATCAAGAAGCTATTGATGAAGCAAAAAGAAGAGATGTATTATTATCTTTACACTTAAAAGCTACAATGATGAAAGTTTCTGACCCAATTATGTTTGGATATGCAGTAAAAGTATATTTTAAAGATTTAATTGAAAAACATGGAGCATTATTTGATGAATTAGGTGTAAATTTCAACAATGGTATTGGTGATTTATACTCTAAATTAGATGAAGTAGATGCTGATAAAAAAGCTGAAATTTTAGCTGATATTGAAGCTGTATATGCAAAACAACCTAGACTAGCTATGGTTAACTCTGCAAAAGGAATTACAAACTTACACGTGCCATCAGATGTAATTGTTGATGCATCTATGCCTGCTATGATTAGAGGTGGTGGTAAAATGTGGAATGCTGATGATAAAGAAGAAGATACATTAGCAATGATTCCTGATAGATGTTATGCTAAATCTTTCCAAGCAGTTATTGATGATTGTAAAGAGAATGGTGCATTAGATCCAAGAACTATGGGAACTGTTCCAAATGTTGGATTAATGGCTAAAAAAGCTGAAGAGTATGGTTCTCATGATAAAACTTTCCAAGCTGAAGCTAAAGGAACTATCAAAGTTACTGATAAAAATGGAAATGAAGTATTTGCATTTGATGTTGAAGAAGGTGATATTTTCAGAATGTGTCAAGCTAAAGATGCTCCAATTAGAGACTGGGTTAAATTAGCAGTTTCAAGAGCAAGACTTTCAAATACTCCTGCAATTTTCTGGTTAGATGAAAACAGAGCTCACGATGCTGAATTAATCAAAAAAGTAAATGAATACTTAAAAGACCATGATACTTCTGGTTTAGATATCTCTATTATGTCTCCATTAGATGCAACTAAAAAATCTTTAGAGAGAATGAGAAAAGGTTTAGATACTATTTCTGTAACTGGAAATGTTTTAAGAGATTATAATACTGACCTATTCCCTATTTTAGAATTAGGAACATCTGCAAAAATGTTATCTATCGTTCCATTAATGCAAGGTGGAGGATTATTTGAGACTGGTGCTGGTGGTTCTGCTCCTAAACACGTACAACAATTTGTTGAAGAGTCTTATTTAAGATGGGATTCATTAGGTGAATTCATGGCTTTAGCTGCTTCTTTTGAGCACTTAGCAAATACTCAAGACAACAAAAAAGCACAAGTTTTAGCTGATACTTTAGATAAAGCTACTGGAACTTTCCTATTAAATGATAAATCTCCAGCTAGAAAATTAGGTTCAATTGATAATAGAGGAAGCCATTTCTATTTAGCAATGTATTGGGCACAAGAATTAGCAGCACAAGATGTTGATGCTGAATTAAAAGCTGAATTTGAACCAATTGCAAAAGCAATGGCTGAAAATGAAGATAAAATTGTTGCTGAATTAGTTGCAGGTCATGGTAAACCATCTGATATTGGTGGATACTATTTACCAGATGATGCAAAAGCTTCTGCTGCAATGAGACCATCTGCTACATTAAACGCAATTATTGGTTAA
- the mdh gene encoding malate dehydrogenase, translating into MVNKKVSIIGVGNVGSTLAYALANKGICSSIVLKDIRENIVQAMALDISQSANAAKSHTVVKAAKDGKDLENSDVVVITAGIPRKPGMSRDDLLLTNAKIMQSVIEDVKTYASNAIVIVVSNPLDAMVYTALKTSGFSSNQIVGMAGILDSARMSHFILEKVGFGAGQIESSVMGGHGDDMVPLPNYSTVAGVAITEILSKEEITEIVEKTKNGGLQIVKLLETGSAYYAPAHATSLMVEAILNNQKKIYPCSVYLNGEYGYKDIVTGVPVMLGSKGVEKIFELELNEMQKSLFDNSVKSVQTLVDVLEEKFF; encoded by the coding sequence TTGGTTAATAAAAAAGTAAGTATTATTGGAGTTGGAAATGTAGGTTCAACTTTAGCATATGCTTTAGCAAATAAAGGTATTTGCTCTTCAATTGTACTAAAAGATATTCGTGAAAATATTGTTCAAGCTATGGCTTTAGATATTTCACAAAGTGCAAATGCTGCAAAATCTCATACTGTAGTTAAAGCTGCAAAAGATGGAAAAGATTTAGAAAATAGTGATGTAGTAGTTATTACTGCTGGTATTCCAAGAAAACCTGGAATGAGTAGAGATGATTTACTTCTTACAAATGCAAAGATAATGCAAAGTGTAATTGAAGATGTAAAGACTTATGCTTCAAATGCTATTGTAATTGTAGTATCAAATCCTTTAGATGCAATGGTTTATACAGCACTTAAAACTTCAGGTTTTTCTTCAAATCAAATTGTAGGAATGGCTGGTATTTTAGATAGTGCAAGAATGTCTCACTTTATTTTAGAAAAAGTTGGTTTTGGTGCAGGACAAATAGAATCTTCTGTAATGGGTGGACATGGAGACGATATGGTACCTCTTCCAAACTACTCTACTGTTGCAGGTGTTGCTATTACAGAAATTCTTTCAAAAGAAGAGATAACTGAAATTGTTGAAAAAACAAAAAATGGTGGTCTTCAAATTGTAAAACTTCTTGAAACAGGTTCTGCATATTATGCTCCTGCCCATGCTACTTCACTTATGGTTGAAGCAATCTTAAATAATCAAAAGAAAATCTATCCTTGTTCTGTATATCTAAATGGAGAGTATGGATATAAAGATATTGTAACTGGAGTTCCTGTTATGCTTGGAAGTAAAGGAGTTGAAAAGATTTTTGAATTAGAGTTAAATGAGATGCAAAAATCACTTTTTGATAACTCTGTAAAATCAGTACAAACTTTAGTAGATGTCTTAGAAGAAAAATTCTTTTAA